Below is a window of Arabidopsis thaliana chromosome 2, partial sequence DNA.
CGGAGGAGTGATGGATTCGCCGGAAAAGAGGAAGAACCTTCCAACCCTTTGGGATCAAGTAGCCATCATATTCGACGTCTTGTACTGCTTCTCTAAATGTAAAGGACAGTACACTTGCTGCTCTTAGTGTCTCTTGTATCACCTACCAAATTAAAGTACGTATAGTAACCATTAATTGATTGTACGATCAAGAATATGACATCAtcattacaaatttgttttatcaatATATTGAAATGGTGTATACCCTAGTGGTCAGTGGCATTTTTCTTGTATCTTCCCATGAGATTCTtcggttttctttttttattttctgtcgAATGCTGAATTGCTCCCTCtagtaaaatagaaaaagaaaaattaacataagaaaaatgaaatggCTTCTTGGCTAGAACCCCAAAAAGTTTCATTAATATTGGGGGAATATGCAGTAACAAAACCATAGATAAATAATACATGATTTGCATTTGATTGAAATAAGTAatgtaatcatatataaaatcgAGTTTCATAAAATATGTACTGTGAATTCTGTAATGGACCAAGAGATAACAATTTTCTCACACCCTTTGGCCTTTGCTTCgataaaatatttactatataagatttaacatatttctttctaaatGATCCTCGCATTATACGCACATCATGTGCGGCACATGCATGCAGAAGataaacttgaaaaaaaaaacatagagaaaGTTGCTTACGGAGACTTCTTGGAGGAGATTGGGGTGGTCGTGTAAGTACTTGAGAAGCCAAGTTAAGACAGAAGCGGTGGTGTCGGTGGCGGCGAATATAACACCGATGATGTTGTCAGCAATCTGTGAATCACTTAAGCCGTTGCGTTTTTGATCCTTTGCTCCCAGAAGTACTCCCAATAgtcctccttcttctctcccattctctcttctcttctctattaCTTTCCTTAGTTCCTCGCTTAATTCTATTCTTGCCTTAATTTCCCaattacgaaaaaaaaaacatatttatttaataaccCTACTATACACCGTTCAattatgacaaaaaaacaaaaaaaactaaactcaatAACATGAATGGAACTATTTTCATCACATCAAACATCTATGcttgaaaatgattttgtCTTTACGTTTTTTGTGAAAAGAATCTAACGTATGTCAAATAATATCGCACACATGTGGTccctaaaaaatcaaactgtacaattttttgtttttccaatatTCTATGTGGTATTTTACAATTCTACATGGACTTGTCACGTTCTACGTACAAATTCCTTTAGAGATTTCATCTCCAAGTATATCAATCATGagtttcatatataatacgttataaatatatagttcataaactatataatatacctTCATGGACTTATGAAAAAGTGTGCCCGGTAGGTCGAGAGGCATGGAGTTGTAACCCCTTTCGAGACGTTGATAGAGAAGCTTAATAACATCAATCGTAGTGGGCTCCTCTTTGTCCCCGAACGCTGACATGATCGCCACATCGAATGCATACTACACCCACAAATCCAATTCCCTCtcaaatcaattatttcataaaaaaatgatactacaaaaaaaaagaaaaaaaaagaaccataGCGGAATCTTGAAAAACAACTTCTTTCGGTTCATAAAAttgtatgtgtttttaaaaaaaaattgtacaCTTATGAAATCTTTTGTGATACCATTTTTTTCCGAACAATTATAGTTACTAgttagaaaatgatttttttaaaaaaaaaatattgataatgtaaaaaacacaagtttcaagattttgttttcatattttctttgaaagaAGTGAGGCCCGCAAAATTTGGAGTTTTTTGGTCAATATTTCTTTTGGCATGCCTCAAGGAGCATCCATGCATATAACCCAAAATAGATCAAAGAGACATACTCGTTTCATGTATTCGAGGGTGTTGATGGACTTTTGGGACGTCCAAGAGGAAAGGGTTTGGAGGACAAGGAGCTCGATGTGAGAGACGGTTGGTCTGAGAGCAGAAGGCATGAAAGAAGACTGGACCAGCCGCTTAAGGGTAGAATGGTATGGACCTTGGTGGAAGAAAAGAGCCTCTGGTCCAATCATACGCTCTTTGCTTGGAGGATAAGTTGGCTTGAACAAGTGAGCTTTGCTCACTAACACCATTCGAGCCGCCTCTGGACTACTTATCATCACACATGGACATCCTAATATGTGCGTCTTGAATATATCCCCGTACCTGCGGATCGGATAT
It encodes the following:
- the CYP707A2 gene encoding cytochrome P450, family 707, subfamily A, polypeptide 2 (''cytochrome P450, family 707, subfamily A, polypeptide 2'' (CYP707A2); FUNCTIONS IN: oxygen binding, (+)-abscisic acid 8'-hydroxylase activity; INVOLVED IN: in 7 processes; LOCATED IN: endomembrane system; EXPRESSED IN: 22 plant structures; EXPRESSED DURING: 6 growth stages; CONTAINS InterPro DOMAIN/s: Cytochrome P450 (InterPro:IPR001128), Cytochrome P450, E-class, group I (InterPro:IPR002401), Cytochrome P450, conserved site (InterPro:IPR017972); BEST Arabidopsis thaliana protein match is: cytochrome P450, family 707, subfamily A, polypeptide 3 (TAIR:AT5G45340.1).), whose amino-acid sequence is MQISSSSSSNFFSSLYADEPALITLTIVVVVVVLLFKWWLHWKEQRLRLPPGSMGLPYIGETLRLYTENPNSFFATRQNKYGDIFKTHILGCPCVMISSPEAARMVLVSKAHLFKPTYPPSKERMIGPEALFFHQGPYHSTLKRLVQSSFMPSALRPTVSHIELLVLQTLSSWTSQKSINTLEYMKRYAFDVAIMSAFGDKEEPTTIDVIKLLYQRLERGYNSMPLDLPGTLFHKSMKARIELSEELRKVIEKRRENGREEGGLLGVLLGAKDQKRNGLSDSQIADNIIGVIFAATDTTASVLTWLLKYLHDHPNLLQEVSREQFSIRQKIKKENRRISWEDTRKMPLTTRVIQETLRAASVLSFTFREAVQDVEYDGYLIPKGWKVLPLFRRIHHSSEFFPDPEKFDPSRFEVAPKPYTYMPFGNGVHSCPGSELAKLEMLILLHHLTTSFRWEVIGDEEGIQYGPFPVPKKGLPIRVTPI
- the CYP707A2 gene encoding cytochrome P450, family 707, subfamily A, polypeptide 2, with translation MQISSSSSSNFFSSLYADEPALITLTIVVVVVVLLFKWWLHWKEQRLRLPPGSMGLPYIGETLRLYTENPNSFFATRQNKYGDIFKTHILGCPCVMISSPEAARMVLVSKAHLFKPTYPPSKERMIGPEALFFHQGPYHSTLKRLVQSSFMPSALRPTVSHIELLVLQTLSSWTSQKSINTLEYMKRYAFDVAIMSAFGDKEEPTTIDVIKLLYQRLERGYNSMPLDLPGTLFHKSMKARIELSEELRKVIEKRRENGREEGGLLGVLLGAKDQKRNGLSDSQIADNIIGVIFAATDTTASVLTWLLKYLHDHPNLLQEVSVSNFLYVFFFKFIFCMHVPHMMCV
- the CYP707A2 gene encoding cytochrome P450, family 707, subfamily A, polypeptide 2, giving the protein MISSPEAARMVLVSKAHLFKPTYPPSKERMIGPEALFFHQGPYHSTLKRLVQSSFMPSALRPTVSHIELLVLQTLSSWTSQKSINTLEYMKRYAFDVAIMSAFGDKEEPTTIDVIKLLYQRLERGYNSMPLDLPGTLFHKSMKARIELSEELRKVIEKRRENGREEGGLLGVLLGAKDQKRNGLSDSQIADNIIGVIFAATDTTASVLTWLLKYLHDHPNLLQEVSREQFSIRQKIKKENRRISWEDTRKMPLTTRVIQETLRAASVLSFTFREAVQDVEYDGYLIPKGWKVLPLFRRIHHSSEFFPDPEKFDPSRFEVAPKPYTYMPFGNGVHSCPGSELAKLEMLILLHHLTTSFRWEVIGDEEGIQYGPFPVPKKGLPIRVTPI